Proteins encoded together in one Maricaulis maris window:
- a CDS encoding TonB-dependent receptor plug domain-containing protein, producing MRIRTRHQLCLAATWLTVPIQLHAQTPDQEDVIYVTAARIALPAEQATSSISLLDADMLDARGASFAADALRAVPGLAVSRSGAPGSLTQIRARGSEANHVLVLIDGVEASNPFTGEADFSHYVFDDLASIEVARGEQSALWGADAIGGVIRLNSSRPLSAFTAGARAEGGSFGTTRLSLQAGGSWDDRWLSGSLSDYESDGIDVAGLGGERDGYANSVIALSGGLPLGEAWRLEGSVRRIVSESDYDSDTDFDGRLDNVDLRTDGRTVLARLAALGEHHWRSVRLSHEAAVQLTDDTSRSLSGSIQTSRAIGQRLQAHYQLTGHWETGPYRHRLTGLVEHDQDRLKSFSGPGVGSNQSRELTADALAFDYGVSRGALDITASARRDIHNLFEDSTTWRVGAGWAIDPLDGRLRANFGEAVKNPGVYELYGFFPSVFVGNPNLTPERSQGWEVAWDQALLDGDANLSIVWFSSQLENEIFTDFGVFPATALNAGTRSERQGLEVSGGWEIDAAWSLFGSLSLLESEENGLAEIRRPERLASLTVSWSPLDGPISASATLDHTGDQTDTDFGSFQPVVLDAYTLVGGQLRWHVRPGLEIHARGENLLDEEYQDVFGYHTPGRGLYIGLRLSHS from the coding sequence ATGCGTATCAGAACCCGGCACCAGCTCTGTCTGGCGGCCACCTGGCTAACAGTTCCAATCCAGCTTCATGCCCAAACCCCCGATCAGGAAGACGTGATCTATGTTACCGCAGCGCGGATCGCGCTGCCCGCCGAACAGGCGACGTCGAGCATCAGCCTGCTCGATGCCGACATGCTGGACGCGCGCGGCGCCAGCTTTGCCGCTGACGCCTTGCGCGCGGTCCCCGGCCTAGCCGTCTCGCGCTCCGGTGCGCCGGGGTCTCTGACCCAGATCCGGGCCCGAGGCTCTGAAGCCAATCACGTGCTCGTCCTGATCGATGGGGTCGAAGCCTCAAACCCTTTCACCGGCGAGGCTGATTTCTCACACTATGTCTTCGATGATCTCGCCTCGATCGAGGTTGCGCGAGGCGAACAGTCGGCACTGTGGGGGGCGGATGCGATCGGTGGTGTGATCCGCCTCAACTCGTCGCGGCCCCTGTCGGCTTTTACCGCCGGCGCCCGCGCGGAGGGTGGCAGCTTCGGGACGACGCGTCTCAGCCTGCAGGCCGGTGGTAGTTGGGATGATCGCTGGTTGAGTGGTTCGCTCTCCGACTATGAAAGCGACGGGATTGACGTCGCGGGACTGGGTGGCGAGCGTGATGGCTATGCCAACTCCGTTATTGCCTTGTCGGGCGGGCTTCCTCTTGGCGAGGCCTGGCGTCTGGAGGGCTCGGTACGCCGCATTGTCAGCGAAAGCGATTATGACAGTGACACGGATTTCGATGGCCGCCTCGACAATGTCGATCTGAGGACTGATGGCAGGACGGTCCTTGCCCGTTTGGCAGCCTTGGGGGAACACCATTGGCGGAGTGTTCGCCTCAGTCACGAGGCCGCGGTTCAACTCACCGATGACACCTCCCGGTCCCTGTCGGGGAGCATCCAAACATCACGGGCCATCGGTCAGCGCCTGCAGGCGCATTACCAACTGACCGGACATTGGGAGACCGGCCCCTACCGACACCGACTGACGGGTTTGGTCGAGCATGACCAAGACCGGCTGAAATCATTCTCGGGACCCGGCGTCGGCTCGAACCAGAGTCGTGAGCTGACGGCTGATGCGCTGGCGTTCGACTATGGTGTTTCGCGCGGCGCTCTCGATATCACCGCGTCTGCCCGGCGTGACATCCATAACCTGTTTGAGGATTCCACGACCTGGCGCGTAGGGGCCGGATGGGCCATCGATCCCCTTGATGGCCGGCTTCGGGCCAATTTCGGCGAAGCGGTCAAGAATCCGGGCGTCTATGAGTTGTACGGCTTCTTCCCCAGCGTCTTTGTCGGCAATCCCAACCTGACACCGGAGCGCTCGCAAGGCTGGGAGGTCGCCTGGGACCAGGCTTTGCTCGATGGCGATGCCAATCTCTCGATCGTCTGGTTCAGCTCGCAGCTCGAGAATGAGATCTTCACCGATTTCGGGGTCTTTCCCGCCACGGCGCTCAATGCAGGAACACGGTCCGAGCGCCAGGGCCTGGAAGTTTCCGGGGGATGGGAGATTGACGCCGCGTGGTCGCTGTTCGGATCGCTCAGCCTGCTGGAGAGTGAGGAAAACGGGCTTGCAGAAATCCGTCGTCCGGAACGACTGGCATCGCTGACTGTGTCATGGTCGCCCCTTGATGGCCCGATCTCGGCCTCGGCGACGCTTGATCATACCGGTGACCAGACCGACACCGATTTTGGCAGCTTCCAGCCGGTTGTTCTGGATGCCTACACCCTGGTTGGCGGTCAGCTGCGCTGGCATGTCCGTCCCGGGCTGGAAATCCATGCCCGCGGGGAAAACCTGCTCGACGAGGAGTATCAGGATGTCTTCGGCTATCACACGCCGGGTCGCGGCCTGTATATCGGCCTGCGTCTCAGCCATAGCTAG
- a CDS encoding Mrp/NBP35 family ATP-binding protein — translation MEDRLRDALKTITEQQSGRDLIDAGRIEAAGIAGDTATIIVKPPVAGSPDLDRLQPQIEAAVGKLGGIERVRVVMTAHRDEQSRKPAPKQAKTGAPKSAKPAKRIIAVASGKGGVGKSTVAANLAVALAREGLKVGLLDADIYGPSVPRLFGLNDVPGLRKTDAGVQPIEAHGVKLISMGFVVKPGAAVVWRGPMVQGAIRQFMMDTNWGQPDVLILDMPPGTGDAQLAIAQDLPVDGAVIVSTPQDLALDDARKAMSLFEQTHVPLLGMVENMSVFLCPHCGESSHIFGEGGVRAEAERMGLAYLGEIPLHPDLRVRSDAGEPAALDDGPVGKAFRKAALAALEAAEMVSKPAPEIVLS, via the coding sequence ATGGAAGATCGGCTGCGCGACGCCCTCAAGACGATTACAGAGCAACAGTCCGGGCGCGATCTTATCGATGCCGGGCGTATAGAGGCGGCCGGCATCGCTGGCGATACGGCGACCATTATCGTGAAACCGCCGGTCGCCGGCTCACCCGACCTGGATCGCCTGCAGCCGCAGATCGAGGCCGCCGTCGGAAAGCTGGGCGGCATCGAGCGCGTCCGCGTTGTCATGACCGCGCACCGCGATGAGCAATCCCGGAAGCCGGCACCGAAACAGGCCAAGACCGGCGCTCCCAAGTCTGCCAAACCTGCCAAACGCATTATCGCTGTCGCCTCAGGCAAAGGGGGTGTCGGCAAGTCGACTGTGGCCGCCAATCTCGCGGTTGCGCTGGCTCGCGAAGGCCTCAAGGTCGGCTTGCTTGACGCCGATATCTACGGACCGTCCGTGCCACGCCTGTTTGGTCTCAATGACGTGCCGGGCCTGCGAAAGACCGATGCCGGCGTGCAGCCGATCGAGGCCCATGGCGTCAAGCTCATCTCGATGGGTTTCGTGGTCAAGCCCGGTGCCGCCGTGGTCTGGCGTGGCCCCATGGTCCAGGGCGCGATTCGGCAATTCATGATGGATACCAACTGGGGGCAGCCCGACGTCCTTATTCTCGACATGCCGCCCGGAACCGGCGACGCCCAGCTTGCCATCGCGCAGGACCTGCCGGTCGATGGCGCGGTGATCGTCTCGACCCCGCAGGATCTGGCGCTGGACGACGCCCGCAAGGCGATGAGCCTGTTCGAGCAGACCCATGTCCCCCTCCTCGGCATGGTCGAGAATATGAGCGTCTTCCTTTGTCCGCATTGCGGCGAGAGCAGTCATATCTTCGGGGAAGGCGGCGTGCGCGCCGAGGCCGAACGGATGGGTCTCGCCTATCTTGGTGAGATCCCGCTCCACCCGGACCTGCGCGTGCGCTCGGATGCCGGCGAGCCGGCCGCCCTCGACGACGGGCCGGTCGGAAAGGCGTTCCGAAAGGCCGCGCTGGCGGCGCTGGAGGCGGCAGAGATGGTCAGCAAGCCCGCGCCGGAAATCGTGCTCAGCTAG
- the motA gene encoding flagellar motor stator protein MotA: MFQIIGIVVVFVMVFGGFSLAGGHFDVILKALPFEMMMIGGAAVGAFLIGNKPKTVIKTLGDISKVFTGPKWKGQDYTDLLSLLFLLTKTMKTKGVIALESHIENPKESSIFTRYPRIMKDHFAIDFICDTLRMMTMNLEDPHQVEDAMEKQLEKHHHEAADPAHAMQTMADGLPALGIVAAVLGVIKTMGAIESPPAVLGQYIGGALVGTFLGVFIAYGFIGPFAAYMQAVYDEEHSFYKIIQDVLVAHLHGNAAQISVEIGRGGVPSKMQPSFAELETALDAIPAEAA, encoded by the coding sequence ATGTTTCAGATTATCGGCATTGTCGTCGTTTTCGTGATGGTGTTCGGCGGTTTCTCGCTCGCCGGCGGGCATTTCGATGTGATCCTCAAGGCCTTGCCTTTCGAGATGATGATGATCGGCGGTGCCGCAGTCGGGGCTTTCCTGATCGGCAACAAGCCCAAAACGGTCATCAAGACGCTGGGTGACATCTCGAAGGTCTTCACCGGCCCCAAATGGAAGGGGCAGGATTACACAGACCTCTTGTCCTTGTTGTTTCTGCTAACAAAAACGATGAAGACAAAGGGCGTGATCGCGCTCGAGAGCCATATCGAGAATCCCAAGGAAAGCTCGATCTTCACGCGTTATCCCCGCATCATGAAGGACCATTTTGCGATCGACTTCATTTGCGACACGCTGCGCATGATGACGATGAACCTGGAAGATCCGCACCAGGTCGAAGACGCCATGGAAAAGCAGCTCGAGAAGCACCACCACGAGGCGGCTGATCCGGCCCACGCCATGCAGACAATGGCCGATGGCCTTCCCGCCCTGGGCATTGTCGCCGCCGTGCTGGGCGTGATCAAGACGATGGGCGCGATCGAAAGCCCGCCAGCCGTGCTGGGCCAGTATATCGGCGGCGCGCTGGTCGGGACCTTCCTCGGCGTGTTCATCGCCTATGGCTTCATCGGCCCCTTTGCGGCCTACATGCAGGCCGTCTATGACGAGGAACATTCCTTCTACAAGATCATCCAGGACGTGCTGGTCGCGCACCTGCATGGCAATGCTGCCCAGATCTCGGTCGAGATTGGTCGCGGCGGTGTGCCCTCCAAGATGCAGCCCAGCTTTGCGGAGCTGGAAACGGCGCTGGACGCTATTCCCGCCGAAGCGGCCTGA
- a CDS encoding RBBP9/YdeN family alpha/beta hydrolase, which translates to MKIKDSEILIIPGLGNASAFHWQSRWQDKMSTARRVEQDDWEHPQREAWTQRLIEAVNLAEKPVILVAHSVGVLTVAHAAPALVGKVAGAFLVGTSDWERPALADTYGDHGFAPVPLEPLGFPGLMLASSNDPTCDIAKAETWASAWDVRFGNAGEAGHFEPESGHGPWPEGLMAFAKFTQSLDPSAP; encoded by the coding sequence ATGAAAATCAAGGACAGCGAAATTCTGATCATTCCGGGGCTTGGCAATGCCTCGGCCTTCCACTGGCAGAGCCGCTGGCAGGACAAGATGTCCACCGCGCGCCGGGTCGAGCAGGATGATTGGGAGCACCCGCAGCGCGAGGCCTGGACGCAGCGCCTGATAGAGGCGGTCAATCTGGCCGAAAAACCGGTCATTCTCGTCGCACACTCCGTCGGCGTGCTGACCGTTGCCCATGCCGCGCCGGCCCTGGTCGGCAAGGTCGCAGGCGCCTTCCTCGTCGGGACCTCTGATTGGGAGCGACCCGCCCTCGCCGACACATATGGCGATCACGGCTTTGCGCCGGTCCCGCTTGAACCGCTGGGTTTCCCTGGTTTGATGCTCGCCAGTTCCAATGACCCGACCTGCGACATTGCCAAGGCCGAGACTTGGGCAAGCGCCTGGGATGTCCGGTTCGGCAATGCCGGCGAGGCGGGGCATTTCGAACCGGAGAGTGGTCACGGGCCCTGGCCGGAAGGCCTGATGGCCTTTGCCAAGTTTACCCAGTCCCTCGATCCGTCCGCGCCGTGA
- a CDS encoding ABC transporter ATP-binding protein, translated as MSILTLDQLRFQPGTAPLFDQLSLTISGTGLVALAGPNGAGKSSLLRLLAGLVEPNAGHVRLDGHPLSDMDERERARTLAYLPPEGRAAWPISVRRLVALGRIPHLKPLRTLTPDDQSAIEAALARTGTAHLAERGFDTLSSGEKARVLLARTLAVGARIILLDEPMAALDVRHQLAVMEILAAEARAGALVIVSLHALDLAARHADRVVVLDNGQVVADGPPDRALVPAILERTFGVVAPDGLTVGGLRLPS; from the coding sequence ATGAGCATTCTGACACTGGATCAGCTGCGGTTTCAGCCCGGGACCGCGCCGCTCTTCGATCAGCTTTCGCTGACGATCTCCGGCACCGGACTGGTCGCCTTGGCCGGCCCCAACGGGGCCGGCAAGTCCAGCCTGTTGCGCTTGCTGGCCGGTCTGGTTGAACCCAATGCCGGTCATGTTCGCCTCGATGGCCATCCGCTCTCGGATATGGATGAGCGCGAGCGGGCCCGAACCCTTGCCTATCTGCCGCCGGAGGGCCGCGCCGCCTGGCCGATCAGCGTTCGCCGTCTGGTCGCACTCGGGCGTATCCCGCACCTCAAACCCCTGCGCACACTCACACCAGACGATCAAAGCGCCATTGAGGCCGCATTGGCCCGAACCGGAACTGCTCACCTCGCGGAACGTGGCTTTGACACGCTGTCGTCCGGCGAGAAGGCGCGGGTCCTGCTGGCCAGGACGCTGGCGGTCGGAGCCCGGATCATTCTGCTGGACGAACCGATGGCGGCGCTCGACGTGCGCCACCAGCTCGCGGTTATGGAGATCCTCGCGGCGGAGGCGCGCGCCGGCGCCCTGGTCATTGTTTCACTGCATGCGCTCGACCTGGCCGCGCGTCATGCTGACCGGGTGGTCGTTCTGGATAACGGTCAGGTGGTCGCGGACGGGCCGCCAGACCGGGCGCTGGTGCCGGCGATTCTTGAACGAACCTTCGGTGTGGTGGCGCCCGATGGTTTGACGGTCGGCGGGCTTCGCCTGCCTAGCTGA
- a CDS encoding iron ABC transporter permease: MSQLRLHLALLVALCVSMIGAVFLGSGGATTLDLFGGDHALGGLVLRELRLPRVLLGALIGAGLGMAGAALQGYFRNPLADPGVIGVSASAGMGAVLCLYFGLSASFALALPIAGVVGAAAGVAALFAIAGRGASASTLILAGVAVNATAGALTALLMNLAPNPWALAEIAYWLMGSLNDASWTEVGFAAPVVLAGLVVLAPLARSLDALGLGEETARSLGIELGRLRLAVVLGTALAVGGGVAVAGAIGFVGLVVPHVLRPSVQYRPGALLVPSALGGALLIVIADLATRLLSGPGIPLYLGVLTALIGAPFFLWLVRQTQRRAP; encoded by the coding sequence ATGAGCCAGCTTCGCCTCCACCTCGCCTTGTTGGTCGCGTTATGTGTATCGATGATCGGCGCCGTATTTCTCGGCAGCGGAGGCGCGACGACTCTGGATTTGTTCGGCGGTGACCATGCACTGGGTGGTCTCGTCCTGCGCGAACTGCGGCTTCCGCGGGTTTTGCTCGGCGCCCTGATCGGGGCCGGGCTGGGCATGGCGGGCGCTGCGCTGCAGGGGTATTTTCGCAATCCGCTGGCCGATCCCGGGGTGATCGGGGTGTCGGCGAGTGCCGGGATGGGCGCTGTGCTCTGTCTTTACTTCGGTCTGTCGGCCAGCTTTGCCCTGGCCTTGCCGATCGCCGGGGTGGTGGGGGCGGCGGCTGGTGTGGCGGCGCTCTTCGCCATTGCCGGGCGCGGGGCGAGTGCCAGCACGCTCATTCTGGCTGGTGTTGCGGTCAATGCGACGGCCGGCGCGCTGACCGCCCTCCTGATGAACTTGGCCCCGAACCCGTGGGCCTTGGCCGAGATTGCCTACTGGCTGATGGGGTCGCTCAATGATGCCAGCTGGACCGAGGTCGGTTTCGCCGCCCCTGTTGTTCTCGCCGGACTTGTGGTCCTCGCACCGTTGGCGCGGAGTCTCGATGCGCTGGGGCTCGGCGAGGAGACAGCGCGATCACTGGGGATCGAGCTGGGACGATTGCGGCTGGCTGTTGTCCTCGGTACGGCCCTCGCCGTTGGCGGCGGTGTTGCCGTGGCCGGAGCGATCGGCTTTGTCGGGCTGGTGGTTCCGCACGTCCTGCGACCCTCCGTCCAGTACCGCCCGGGTGCGCTCCTGGTCCCGTCAGCTCTGGGCGGGGCTCTTCTCATCGTGATCGCGGATCTGGCGACCCGGCTGCTGTCGGGGCCCGGTATCCCGCTTTATCTCGGTGTCCTGACAGCCCTGATCGGCGCGCCTTTCTTCCTCTGGCTCGTGCGACAGACGCAAAGGCGCGCGCCATGA
- the mnmD gene encoding tRNA (5-methylaminomethyl-2-thiouridine)(34)-methyltransferase MnmD, with protein sequence MTVDGLYCEPAALDWSQPGGPRASDYGDVYFSAEDGLEETKAVFLQGCGLPEAWAGRRNFAVAELGFGTGLNALGLWQLWREAGPPDGWLDLVSIEKHPLDRAAAARAFAAWPALSDLANRLLAQWPSRLRGPQRLVFPEDRFAITIYQDDVEAALEQMDGPFDAWFLDGFAPDRNAAMWSQAVFNRIGALSSPGARVGTFTVAGFVRRGLAEAGFEVAKRPGFGRKRERLEAVWPVQPEVRSALRLDGPVAVLGGGIAGASLVHALRARGVDTILIDAAGLSGGASGAPAGLLTPRLEKADRPHVRATLAAFDFAARLYAGRSGFAPETVHRLPKDAREAERFSVLADWMPDHLVWTGERLILANAGRFDPRALVADLAGDVACVKARIERCAIEPDRVRLLDAEGVCRAEAAHLVIAAGSGAGHFHPDLEPSAGQLAVFAGEPPAIPVSWGHYACRAGSGVLVGATHIRGETPGPDDLAEAGFRAAVAERLPDIGLGGVLGRWSGVRASTPDRLPVVGPLSDRVSILSGLGSRGFAHAPLLAEDLASQLTGGRAALSRDARAALAPSRFAERRARKSGHNATG encoded by the coding sequence GTGACGGTGGACGGGCTTTATTGCGAGCCCGCCGCGCTCGACTGGTCGCAGCCCGGAGGGCCGCGCGCCAGCGATTATGGCGATGTCTACTTCTCCGCCGAAGATGGTCTTGAAGAGACCAAGGCTGTCTTCCTGCAGGGCTGTGGCCTGCCCGAAGCCTGGGCGGGCAGGCGCAACTTTGCGGTTGCCGAGCTGGGCTTCGGCACCGGCCTCAATGCGCTGGGGCTCTGGCAGCTCTGGCGTGAGGCTGGCCCCCCTGATGGTTGGCTGGACCTGGTCTCGATCGAGAAACATCCGCTGGACCGTGCTGCCGCGGCCCGGGCCTTCGCCGCCTGGCCGGCGCTTTCCGATCTGGCCAACCGGCTTCTGGCACAATGGCCGAGCCGCCTGCGCGGGCCGCAGCGCCTTGTTTTTCCAGAGGACCGGTTCGCCATCACCATCTATCAGGATGATGTCGAGGCCGCTCTTGAGCAGATGGACGGCCCGTTCGATGCCTGGTTCCTTGATGGCTTCGCGCCCGATCGCAATGCCGCCATGTGGTCGCAGGCCGTGTTCAACCGGATCGGCGCCCTGTCATCACCCGGCGCGCGCGTCGGGACCTTCACCGTGGCCGGCTTTGTCCGGCGCGGTCTGGCCGAGGCTGGCTTCGAGGTCGCCAAGCGTCCCGGTTTCGGCCGCAAGCGCGAACGGCTCGAGGCGGTCTGGCCGGTGCAGCCGGAGGTCCGGTCGGCCTTGCGGCTGGACGGACCCGTCGCGGTTCTGGGCGGCGGCATTGCCGGTGCGAGTCTTGTCCACGCCTTGCGGGCGCGGGGTGTCGACACGATCCTGATCGATGCCGCGGGCCTGTCCGGCGGAGCCTCCGGCGCGCCCGCCGGCCTGCTGACACCCCGGCTGGAAAAGGCCGATCGACCGCATGTGCGGGCCACCCTGGCGGCGTTCGACTTTGCTGCCCGGCTTTATGCCGGACGATCCGGTTTCGCCCCCGAGACGGTGCACCGCTTGCCCAAGGACGCCCGCGAAGCCGAGCGCTTTTCTGTCCTGGCGGACTGGATGCCGGATCATCTTGTCTGGACCGGAGAGCGCCTGATCCTCGCCAATGCGGGGCGGTTTGATCCACGGGCGCTGGTCGCGGACCTCGCTGGCGATGTGGCGTGTGTGAAGGCTCGCATCGAGCGCTGTGCGATCGAGCCGGACCGGGTGCGCCTGTTGGATGCCGAAGGGGTCTGCCGGGCCGAGGCCGCGCATCTTGTCATCGCGGCAGGATCGGGCGCGGGGCATTTCCACCCCGATCTGGAGCCAAGCGCCGGGCAACTCGCCGTCTTCGCCGGTGAGCCACCGGCCATACCGGTCAGTTGGGGCCACTACGCCTGCCGGGCCGGGAGCGGTGTACTGGTTGGCGCGACCCATATCCGGGGCGAAACGCCGGGGCCTGATGATCTCGCCGAAGCCGGTTTCCGCGCGGCCGTCGCCGAGCGTCTGCCCGATATCGGGCTCGGGGGTGTTCTCGGGCGCTGGAGCGGGGTCCGGGCATCGACACCAGACCGGCTGCCCGTTGTGGGTCCCCTGTCTGACCGCGTGTCGATCCTGTCGGGCCTCGGATCGCGGGGTTTCGCCCACGCCCCCTTGCTCGCGGAGGACCTTGCCAGTCAACTGACGGGGGGGCGAGCGGCCTTGTCGCGTGACGCCCGTGCCGCTCTGGCTCCGTCACGCTTTGCCGAGCGGCGGGCGCGCAAATCCGGTCACAATGCGACGGGATAG
- a CDS encoding ABC transporter substrate-binding protein — protein sequence MSSAITRRVAACISACVSAIASPALAQEATPHAGVASASLCADAYVLAVIPGQEVGALSWQADQPVSAAPPWSRALPKAWPDAGRLLVLSPDLTVFAAGEGGRTARLLDRAGLPHLELIWTDDFDGVRANLRALGEAAGYPDRAENAVADIDRRLAALDARRAMRARQPRIVYLSASGGSAGAGTFVDAAITAAGAINVVAEQGATGWTRSDPEFALTLEADIVLTSFLVDGYASTFNRARRHAAYRRLLDHPARIDVPAGLWSCAGPGLMEAAERIADAIDAWEETQ from the coding sequence ATGTCTTCGGCTATCACACGCCGGGTCGCGGCCTGTATATCGGCCTGCGTCTCAGCCATAGCTAGCCCGGCCCTGGCCCAGGAGGCGACACCGCATGCCGGTGTTGCCTCGGCCTCGCTGTGCGCCGATGCCTACGTGCTCGCGGTGATCCCCGGGCAGGAAGTCGGTGCGTTGTCATGGCAGGCGGACCAGCCGGTGTCTGCCGCCCCGCCATGGTCGCGCGCGCTACCCAAGGCCTGGCCGGACGCGGGACGCCTCCTGGTTCTGTCGCCGGACCTGACCGTCTTTGCGGCCGGCGAGGGCGGGCGAACGGCGCGGCTTCTCGATCGTGCCGGACTACCCCATCTGGAGCTGATCTGGACGGACGACTTCGACGGCGTCCGGGCCAATCTTCGAGCACTCGGCGAGGCGGCCGGCTATCCCGACCGCGCGGAGAATGCCGTGGCCGATATCGACCGGCGCCTTGCTGCGTTGGACGCGCGCCGGGCAATGCGTGCCCGTCAGCCGCGCATTGTCTATCTGAGTGCGTCGGGCGGTTCGGCCGGGGCAGGGACATTCGTCGATGCGGCGATCACTGCGGCGGGCGCGATCAATGTTGTGGCCGAACAGGGCGCGACCGGCTGGACCCGGTCTGACCCGGAATTCGCGCTGACCCTGGAGGCGGATATCGTCCTGACCAGCTTTCTTGTCGATGGCTATGCGAGCACATTCAACCGGGCCCGTCGCCATGCGGCCTATCGTCGATTGCTCGATCATCCGGCGCGTATCGATGTGCCCGCTGGCCTGTGGTCCTGCGCGGGACCGGGTTTGATGGAGGCCGCGGAACGGATCGCGGACGCGATCGACGCGTGGGAAGAGACGCAATGA
- a CDS encoding WecB/TagA/CpsF family glycosyltransferase, translated as MVMVTGEGFVDRRSGSRHVWFLNSAFDKISMDVALRRITERDATRPFAFVVTPNVDHLVRLETDTVLATLYAQAWLTVCDSRVLEIIGRISGETIEVTPGSDLTERLFETVIAPDETVTVIGGNAEVIDAVRTRYGLTDIRWHEPPMGLRGNREAVEACAKFVADNPSRFTFFCVGSPQQEMIAEACLDRGDCTGVGLCVGASLDFLAGAAQRAPVWMQRARLEWLHRLAQEPARMWRRYLVEGPKILLLWRRWRKTRHSMRKLEKTLGSPERVRERNLHIRLRDLERQLAARD; from the coding sequence ATGGTCATGGTTACGGGTGAAGGCTTTGTCGACCGGCGTTCCGGTTCGCGACACGTGTGGTTCTTGAACTCGGCCTTCGACAAGATCAGCATGGATGTTGCCTTGCGCCGGATTACCGAGCGCGACGCGACGCGTCCGTTCGCCTTTGTCGTTACGCCGAATGTCGATCATCTGGTTCGTCTGGAGACCGACACTGTTCTGGCGACGCTGTACGCCCAGGCCTGGCTGACGGTTTGTGACAGTCGTGTCCTCGAGATAATCGGCCGGATTTCCGGCGAGACCATCGAAGTAACACCCGGCTCGGATCTGACCGAGCGCCTGTTTGAAACGGTCATCGCGCCCGACGAGACGGTTACGGTGATCGGCGGCAATGCCGAGGTGATTGATGCGGTGCGAACACGCTATGGTCTGACCGATATTCGCTGGCATGAACCGCCAATGGGTCTTCGCGGCAATCGCGAGGCCGTGGAGGCCTGCGCGAAATTTGTCGCCGATAATCCGTCGCGCTTCACCTTTTTCTGTGTCGGCTCACCGCAGCAGGAAATGATCGCCGAGGCCTGCCTTGACCGCGGTGACTGTACCGGCGTTGGCCTGTGCGTCGGCGCCTCGCTCGACTTTCTCGCCGGAGCGGCGCAGCGGGCACCGGTCTGGATGCAGCGCGCGCGCCTCGAATGGCTGCATCGCCTCGCCCAGGAGCCGGCGCGCATGTGGCGCCGCTACCTCGTCGAAGGTCCCAAGATCCTGTTGTTGTGGCGCCGCTGGCGCAAGACACGCCACTCGATGCGCAAGCTCGAAAAGACCCTGGGTTCGCCCGAGCGGGTCAGGGAGCGCAATCTCCATATCCGCCTGCGTGATCTCGAACGCCAGCTGGCCGCGCGCGACTGA